The Penaeus vannamei isolate JL-2024 chromosome 39, ASM4276789v1, whole genome shotgun sequence genome window below encodes:
- the LOC138859939 gene encoding cuticle protein 7-like — protein MLDLITIMKFQFSVDFFFLHFVSPKGSFEDSVEYDDAKYDFNWAVKDDDSGNDFGHQESRDGDNTQGSYYVQLPDGRLQKVTYYVDGDNGYVADVTYEGEARYDSVESREYVAPRPVYSAPESQESVETPVYTPPRPQYAAPRRSYGFPQ, from the coding sequence ATGTTAgatttaattactattatgaaGTTTCAGttctctgttgatttttttttcttacacttcGTATCTCCAAAGGGCTCTTTCGAAGACTCAGTGGAATATGATgatgccaagtacgacttcaactgggCTGTGAAAGACGacgactccggcaacgacttcggccacCAGGAGTCCCGCGATGGCGacaacactcagggatcctactacgtgcagctccccgacggccgcctgcagaaggtcacctactaCGTGGACGGCGACAACGGATACGTTGCCGACGTGacgtacgagggcgaggctcgctaTGACTCTGTGGAGTCTCGCGAATACGTGGCCCCCAGACCCGTGTACTCCGCCCCCGAGTCCCAGGAGTCAGTTGAGACTCCCGTGTACACCCCACCACGACCCCAGTATGCCGCCCCCAGGCGCTCCTACGGGTTCCCTCAGTAA